The DNA sequence CTTTTATCTAAAATGTTTTCTATTTCTGCCTTTGTAAGACACTTTTGACTGCCCTGAAAGAGAGAAACAaggtttttcttgtgtttctggGGTGAGGTTGGGGATTTTTCTCAGCATTGTGGTGAGATTTATTCGAAGaggcattttttttcctcctgatttTACTCTTTGTTCTCTGTAAGTAGTTCCAGGTCCCCCCTTtctctgagacacacactcatctgtgcgtgcgtgagtgtgtgtgtgtggttccgTGGTTTTGTGTGCGCGTCTGTGGAGCACATGTGTGAATATGCGTGTGCGAGGGTGAGGCGGGACTCGGGGTGACACCTGCTGTTGGGTTGAATAGGGTCAGTGGCAGGGCCCttcaacaggcagcagctgcttgttCTCACTGCGAGCGCAACCCTCGCGTTGCTCCCCAACCTCCAGGACGGCAACCCGGAGGCCCTGACGTGTGCCCCCGTGGTGCCCCCTACCGCCGCCCCCTATCACTGCAGCCGCCTCTCCTCTAATATCTGGAAGGAAGCGTGAAATTGGCCCGATACGAacatcaaaaaaaacaaacttcaaTTTCCATCCTTGGGCTCTCTGGATGCAGGAAGAGGCTTCCAgacagctgctgacagccagagATTCCTGGTATTTGGCTGATCTGACCTGTCTACGCTCTCTCGCTGTGTGGTAGTCTGTCCCGGGCGCGACTTAGTGGGTCTGAAAACATTCTCTGTGGCACAACAGGAAGGCCGGCCTCCGCGGCTCTTCAAACACCGCGACCGGCGGCTCTTTTCGACGGGTGGCATTTGAAGTCTCATAACAATAACCTTTCCAGACATCCTTTAACTGACAAGCTTTTATTGCAAAAGCGGCAGGGCGAAGCGACCTTCCTCGTCTGTCCACCAGGGGTCGCCCTTTCACAAACAAGTTCTACAGAACGACTTGGAAAAAAATATGTGTACATGAAACATTATACTGCATATTAAATCATCGGGGGTGTTGATAAGGATTCAACTCATGTCTGTGCAGTAGTTGCTGCTGCAAATTAAATCTCCGGGTGACGCCGGGGGTGCCAGCTCGAGGAAAACCTCCTGTCATCGTGCTCCATTTGGCCTGAAGCGCTGAAGCCCAGAGCGAAGTCCTGTTGTTAAATGAAGAGTTCCATCAAGGGATGTCAAAGGAACCTAACGTCACCAGGGCGAGCtagtttgtgtgcgtgttttttaaaagcagctggctcggaaaggaaaacaacaacagtctGCGTGAAAAAGGCAGGAGGTTTTCCAGATGTGGCCAAACAGAACCAGAGTCCTCTAACGCCGCCGGTCTCCTTTTGACTGAGCTGTTTTGGTCCTTTTGGAGAGTTTGTAGTTGAAGTACATGGCAGCCTTGGACTGCGGGGCTCTCCTGGGCAGGCAGGTGTGTCCGTTGCCAAAGAAGTCCTCCGAACACTGACAGGTGTAGGAACCATCTGTGTTGACACACCGAGCGTGGCGACTGCACCGGTGCGACCCGGTTAAGCATTCGTCCTTATCTgcgcagaggagaggaggtgagcgGAATGACCGGAGTCTATTTCATAGCTAGGCCAGATCGGGAATGTTCAGAGAGCAGCCTGGGAGAGAATTCAGCATCTCCTTCGAAACAGAACCATGAGCCCACAGCTGAGTGGGCGTCGTCAGATAAACAGGACCCATCCTGATCCCTCGAGCTGCCAGTTAGCGGTGCCCCTCGTGGTCTGCACTGCATACGTCACAATTGCCTTAAATGCAGCGGGAACGGACCTCACCTCGACACTGCAGTGCACGATGGAGCGTCCCCAGCACGAAGCCGTCCCGACACACGCAGACGAAGCTGCCGAAGGTGTTCCTGCAGGTCTGCCGCGGTGGGCACAGAGCGGCGTCCAGCTGACACTCATTTACATCTGAAACATATGAAGCCAACCTTTGAGTCCAACTCCACATCAGGCCAAACATCTGGCCCGACCGCCATCGCCTCACCAGCAAAACAACGCTGAGCCCAAACAAGCTAAACCTGCTTCGTCTCCAATCTAAACAGCAATTACCTTTTAAAAACGGGCACAAATTAGTAGCTTGACCCAAACAGACAAATTTTTCCCACGAAAAACATTGGGAAAATTAAAGGTTGTCCTCATTACAGGACAGCTATTGAGGGAGACTTTTAAACAATGAGCTGTCTCACACTGTGGGCACGAGCTTCTCAAGCTAattgaaggcttttttttttatcattggGTGGACAACCTGAGACTAGCGTCAGCAAGTTAACGGGGCGTGCATGAGAACCACCGTGCCTGATAAAATAACAACTGGGAACCCTTTTACGGCTGCTTGTTCTGATAAATTAGCCTAGCATGTTTTTCTGTCATGGCGGGTAACAGTTCAAGGTTAAGCCACAGAGATTATCATAGTTATTGTTGTACATCTTTTTAGCTCTTTTGGCAGATTCACCATTGTAGGTGCCCAGCGAATATGCAGCAATATTAGCTAGATGCTAACCTCGCCCAAAATGTCGGGAGACAAGATGTTCAATGAATGTAACATATCGGATGCCTGATCTCTCAGTGGGCTCGTCCCTCCAAGCTGAAAATAATATCAACAAATCCCTCATCCCTGATTGGGTATGGATCAAATAACCCCCTTCCCCCATTAGGAACATGATGTCAGACTGAATAATGGGAGGAACAAATGGTTGTTCTGGATCACTGTGATTGGTCGTGATTTATGTCACCACAGCAACAAACCAGAGGGTGTGTTTCACCTTCGCAGGTCTTGTTGTCAGCAGCCAGGTGGAGGCCGGGGGGACACGTGCAGCCGACTGAGCCCCCTCTCTCTACTCGGCAGCCAAACTGGCATCGCATGGAGAAACAGGCAGCTTCTCCTGGAAGATCAagccaaaaaaacaaccaccgCCTTCAACCGCAGAGCTTAAGAGATGCTAACGGAAACAGCCTGCTTAACGACAAATCCTCCGATCCCAAAGATGGCAGAGGCTCTGCTGCTTCCCTCCATCTGACCTTTAGATCCTGGCGTTTTGGTTTTCGACCAGCctgtttaaacaggaaatgactcaCTGCTGCAGGTGTATCCATCCGCACCGAGCGCGTATCCAGCCTCGCAGTAACAGCGATAGCTACCGTGTGTGTTCACGCAGCGCTGGGAACACGGTCTCCCAGGGAAACCGCACTCGTTCACATCTGGAGTCAATACGAAGCGTTATTGGAgagtcagacaggaactctggcGCTAAGTGACGCGGGCCAACACAGGTAAGAAATTAGCAAGGTGGAACCGACAATCGAACGGCGCGCTGTACTTCACCTTCATCGCACTGACGTCCTTTATAGCCGGCGGAGCATAAACACTTGTCTGGTCCCACACATTTTCCATTCGCACACGGATTCTTGCACACAGCTGTGGAGCACCATAGGGAGAATATAAACACAAACCAGATACTAGCCCCTCAGCAGCGGCGTAGCTTAGCAAGGTGAGCGCCGTGTCATTtcaacaatgaagaaaagcttTAATATAGTGGAACCCATCGGGTTGTACCGGACTGCAGACCTACGCTGGCAGACGCCGCTGACGTTCCTCCATCCGAAGCAGCAGTGCGTGCTTTGACCGTAGCTGCAGAGTCCAGGAGGTGCGCGCACCCCGGGGAGCTTCGGCACATCCTCCCCCGACCTGCGGGTGCAGCGGGTCAAAGGTTATTGGCCGACggagtgtttttcttttaaaaggttACCAAAGGCAGCGTTTCATCCACATTAATCACGctaaaatgtttttagaacACATCTACAGTCGCCATCATCAGCAGAATTTGGAACAAGAGGcgatggtgggggggtgttgcagATGGCGTGTGATGGCGGAGGCGCGCCATCCAGTCAACAACCGTAAATTACCAGTTCAAATGTTGCGCTATCAACACATTCCTCAGATAGCTCGCGTAAGCACCAGATTGGTTAACAGAGAACTGATGTCAGGAAGGCTGAATTACCAAATCGCAAACAGCTGCCCCGGACGCAGCGGCGAAACAATGGGTCGTTATGATGCGAGCTGTCCCTCGCCGTGCTGCGAGAGAGGCCTCACGCGTATagatggagaggcagaggagcaaGAGCGGCCAGAGGTGTGTCACAATCTGACATCTCGACCTCAGATATTTGATCTCCGTCCCGTCCGTTTCTGGCCGCTTAGCACCGCGAACGCTCATAAAACGCCTCCGTAAACGCGAAACATCAGGTCgacctctgcttctctctccttACCTGACCTGACGAGGAGCCACAGAGAGCACGAAGAGATGCAGCAGCCCCGCAAACACCTTCCCGCTCGTCTCCGTCATTTTCTCCCGCCTGAGTTTCCCCGGCGAACGCTCATGCTAGCTCGTTCCTGCGCTCCAAATGGCGACCGCGGAGGTGCCAAGCAGCATTTAAGTGTTGGTTTTGTTTGAGGTGTCGGGAaacggcggcggggggggggggggtgtcgccCGGCGTAATAGCAGGGTGCAGAGGGAAGGTGTGACCGCTCACCTGTGCGCAAACACAGATGGAGCTCAATTGCAGGGGAGACAGACAACAAAAGGGAGACGCAAGAAGAAAGGAAATTGGACATCTACTTAGTTCCATGATGAATCCCTGGAGCTTCCTGGAATTCCTGGAAAAAGGGGACTCGTAAAAACTCGAGTATTTACTCTTTCCTGTAACGCCGAAGCTCTAAGAAAAGGTTACCTCTGATAAACCCTGTAGATTTATGGACTGTGGAGATGTTGCTGTGGTATGAAAGGCTTCATAATGAACAGAAAGGCCTCCTTCACGCTGCCAGAACTCAAAGTCTGGGTTCATCCAGACTCCCGTCTAGAGTCTGGCGTTTAGAGTTTTGATTTAAACCCCCCTTGGAGTTGGAAATCGGGTTCAAATCAAATACTTCAGCACGTCTGCGGATGCTCTGCACACACTCGGAGTTAAGCAGCCCGCACGATCCCACACAAACTCAGGAGGTACGGTCAGTGCCGCGGCTTCAAGGGTGAAATGGACCCAATGAAGTTAGAAGTTTCCAGGACGTGATGTCACACAGCACATGTTATTGTGTACCCGCGCCTCCGACGCCGTTACCCGACGCCGATGCAGACGGGTGGACGGTGGCTCCACGCGAGCGGGAATCTAAGCGGAATAATGTATCCTAATCTGAAAATCGGGAAAAAGAGATTGGTGGGAGGCCGAGAGGCGCGAGGAGTGAGCGTTTCTGCGTGGAGGCATGAGCTCAGGATCGGAAATGAGCGCTGGCAGCCCCAGAGGTCGAGTCTTTGAAGCTTCCACTATTACCAGCGCTGATCAGAGCGCAATCAGTTATATTAAGCTCAGAGGCGGAGCCCATGTCTGGAAGCCTGGTGGTCctctacagtgaaaacacacacacacacacacacacacacacacacgcacacacacacactacttcTGTCTGAAGAATGAACGTCAGCTGTTtcaaaacaatattttataaGCTGATCTGGCTTCAGCCGGGCCCTGGATCAAACCGACTGTACCTTCCCCCACAGGGACCCACGTTATTCTGCTTGTTAAGCACTTTACAGCCAACCAGACTCTTCTGTTCTCAATCAACACCTCAGCCTGTCTGAccccaaaacaacaaatgtcACATATTTGGCAGGTTCTGCCAGTCCCATTTGGCTAATCATGTGATTACTGCGGGTAGGAGGCCCCAgggagcgtgcgtgtgtgtgtgtgtgtgtgtgtgtgtgtgtgtgtgcagagcagACCGCATATCTCAAAAATGCTCCAGCTACAAACCGCAACATTTTTAGATCCAGCCAATCGTGTTTTCTAGAGCCGTGTGGTTGCATGAGGTACAGGATGACATGGGAGAGTTCCTGAAAAGTtctcagcagacacacacacacacacacacacacacacacacacgcagacccCCGAAGTACTTTATAGATGTTTTTGTCACATAAGTCATCGCAACGTATTAGCAAGTGGAGAGAAGCCATCAGTAAACGGCTTAATTGCCTTGAATTAGTCCCAAAACCTCACCTCACACGCCTCataaatgaaacaataaaacGTCTCCCTGACAGAAGTGAAAAGTGGTCGCTCACGGTAACGCGGATAAACGTGCCAGCGTGGTGTGTGGCGGGTGCGGGACCTGATCACAGCGTGCGCCGCGTTCTCCATCTGCCCGCAGAGAGCGGATCAGGATTTCAAGGGTGCATCTGGGCCagatctgcagctcctgcttctcctcctctttagaCCACATTAGAGGTGCAGCACACTGGTGGTCTTTGATTCTTCTGCTTGAAAAAGGAGGaaggcggtggtggtggggggggggggggggggggttcagcccacaaagaaatcaaaggtCAGTGGCTTAAAGTCTCCTCCAGACCCCCACCTGCTTGAAGCGGGTAATATAGACTTCATAAATGATAAGTTTGGAGCGAACTTAAGCTTCCTGGAACAATGTTGGTGGTCAGGAACACAGACTTTAAATATTTGCTCCTATTAAATCATAATTTTTCGGATCTGGTGGTGCAATAAGTGACAAATTCATATTTTCGTCGGGAAAATCAGCTTCTCGGATCTCACCCGTGGAGACCACCAGTGCGCAGACTAAATTCTTTAGTCATAAAAGTGCTAAATCTAGTTAAAATGATTGAATGAGATTTTCAAAACAACCGGCTTCCAAAATGAACAATTTTGGCTCTTTCAGCTGTTCTCGCTATTGATTTATTAATTTAGTTATTTGATCAGTAGCAGAACCGATATGAATATCTGCAGGAAGCAACAGATGGAGTTTGTGCCTCATCCTTATCGTTTTGGGGGGGTTCTATTGATTTATGAGCCGGTCCACAGATCTGTTTGGAGGTTAATGTTTTTCCCAGGTGACCTGCAGGATGATGGACagcctggggtcagaggtcaaagagggCGTGCAAAGGTGTTGCCAGGTGCCGGGAGGGGGGTTAAAGACTAAAAGGTGAGGGGTGAGGTCAGCAGATGGGACACCTGTGAGGGCCGTGTTAGAGCTCTAACCAAATAAAGAGGAGGTCTCAGGTCATTTATCACCGCGATGCTTCGTGatttaatgttgttttctgcttccatgtgatctcctccctctctggcaGTGTGTGTGGGGCCGAACACGCCAACAGAGGCCATTTAGCCATGCACAACACAATGAAACCCCCGTTTTAACTTCCACTTGCTGAAGTTCCTCATAACCTGTGGCTCTGTATTTTTGCTTTGCTTCATTACCTGACGCCAAAAGTAATTTCTTAGATTATTTGTTATATTACTTTCCATGACATCACGCACATAATTGCATCTTTATTTTCCCTCTGCCTCCAAATGCAGACCTGCGTGATAGCTTGCAGTCGGTGGTggaaacacgcacacacgcacacacacacacacacacacacacacacacacacacacacacacacacacacacacacacacaaattacttccatctccacctccaaaGCTAACTTGTTAGCCGCTGCTGTGCCTACTCCTGCATTCAGTCAACCCATTTAGCAGATGTCATAAAGACctcaaatataaatgtataaaatgagttattttattgcattttagtGCAAAACTCTGTTTCCAAATGCTGCTGTTCAATCCTccgtttccttccttcctttcttcttcctgttaacaCTTTTCCTTGCTTGTTAGTCTGTAGCTAAACTGTAAGTACACAGTGTTCACAGAGGCAGGGTGGCCATTAGACACAGAGCTTTGGAGAGattaggacacacacacacacacacacacacacacacacacacacacacacacacacacacaccaccatgtATGGTTTCTGCACAGAGGAACATTTAATCACGCACCAGGGCATCATCAAATAAAATCAGATGTGTTTCTTAACTGATACCCGGAACAAGAGCCGTATTTCTCGAAGGCAATGTGTCATCGAGGAGAACAATGTGTTTTCTCTGTACTTCACCATTTCTGAAATAACATTAACTTGATTCATTTATGACCCTTTTTTTGCGGCGTGCCTTCTGCTGAGGAGCTGAGTCGCTCCCATAAGCTATCAGGCCTCTTCTGCCCAGTGATGGATTCATTAGGAAAGAAGGACGTTTTGTTCAGATTAAACATCAACACCAAGCTTTACTTTTAAgccttttattcattttaatcgATCAGAAAACTGGACTCTCCATTCCTTTTCGCAGAAGTCTCAGATTGCGTCCCACTGTCTTGGGTTTAGGTTGATTTAGGGCAACAATTAAACAgtgtttttaaagtgtttaaTTTCTAAATCAGCACATATTTCCTGTTTCTAGGTAAAGATCACGTGTGTGTGCCTCCGCTTGATGGATCGTACATCTGGATTAGACGTGAAGGGCCAAATAAAACTGGAAATTGATATCTGTGGACTTGGAGATGACATCACTTTGGAACCACGCATCAATGTACTACAATGGACTACATTTCAGAATCCTGCTGATATTTAGCAGATATGTCACACCGGTGGAATCCCTCACGTAAACATTAACGAGGGAAAAGCAGCAAATTAGCACataaaaaacccacaaagagTTGATTATTAACAAATTTCTGGACAAACCGAACATTTCACGCGATTATTTTATGTTATATTTATCTGAGGATCATCAATCATGCTGTGAATGACTGGATCTGGTTCTGAACTGGTTCTGGGAGATCCAGGCAGAGAGAGATGTGCTGCGTGTTCATTCAGAGGGCCGAGGAGCAGCTCCTGCCCCTCTTCAGCCAGAGGAAACCGCATCATTGCAAGCTCTGCACTTTCCTTTCTTTGGATTCTGCTGTTTCTTTGTCTCAGTCTCACAAGGCAGGAAGGTTCTGATGGGAAGTCGGTGTTTGAAGAGCAAATACGCACAAGGACGCGGTCGACGGATGGTTCAGGCTGGTTAGAATAGTTGGCTCGGTGCAGGGGTCAAGTCCACGGGAACGCTTCCAAACGCAGGGCCTACGCAGGCTTTTCTCAGtcggcacacacaaacaaacccccccccccccacactatTTGACCCCACGTTGGCTGCAGTGTTAgcacttgccccccccccccccccagtgtcccAGTATTGACTCCAAATGGTGTAAGATCGAGATGATCACCGCAGATTAAAAGAGAGGGCAAACAATGGGTCCTGCCAGGATGGGCCACAGTGTATATAACAATACAGCCACACGAGCGCTGCCATAAACCATTTGCATAACTCTTTTTAATGTGTTTCGGAAAATTTTCTTGCTTTGCTTTGAGGGGATACCCCCACATGGAAACTTATACCTAGGTGGTCCATTCCAGCCGACATCAGTTGTTTACCTAGCCCGGCTGAGGCACACAGAGAGGGGAAGCAGACATAGAGCAACGTGTTGTCTTTGACAGCCGCATGCACATTAATTATAGATTagatacacacacgcatacagaGAAATATGTGATACGTGTGCAGGACCCTCGCGCTACTGTACGTACACACAGTAGCGCGTTTCAGTCAttactggtgtgtgtttttttcttttttgtttttctttccttaatCAAGACGCCGCAAACGAACGGCGATATAATCCGTGCTGGGTCCTCTGAGAGTGGGGGGCAGACCCCCCGTGAGGCGCCCGGCGTCCGGCGTCCGGCAGAATATACTGTATAGCCGTTTTCACATGGTCGCAATGAACAAACACGCCTTCCTGGCAGGAGTAGTTATTTTGGAGGTTTACTCAGCGGATGCAGATGCAGGATTTAAACATTGTGGAAGTTTATTATCAATCTGGACGCCTTCGCTAATGTGGCGATGCCATTTTGTTTGGAGGGAATCTCTCATGTGCAGTAAAGGTGTCGTCTGATGCAAATAATGGGTCTTTAACATGAGTTAAGACGGATGCCATCGCCACCCCAGCCCGCCGATGAGGCCACTTTGGGGTGTGCTTCCACTACAGTTGGTCGTAGCATGATGAAGCTTCTGCAGGATGGAAACGAGAAGCAGCTTTAAGTAGCATGACTCTGTTTCACGTGAGCGCACGCCGTTGCTCAACGTGCGCATTACCATGGATTACCATTATTTGGGTACACTGAAATAAGTCCAGCCCAAAGTGTACCTGAACTAAACATCTTTAGGACCCTTAAATTCAAGGAGAGTTGGAAACTCCAAGTtctgatggtgccatggactgtctgcgggatgccctggagaccaccaactggtctgctctctgtgaaccacatggtgaggacctggatggactgacagactgtgtttccgactacatcaagttctgcactgagaactccgtccccaccaagaaggtacgctgttacccaaacaacaaaccatgggtgacaagtgacctgaaggcccttttgaataagaagaagagggccttcactgctggggacccggctgagctcaggagtgtacagaaggaactgaaacgcagtctgaaggagagcaaggacgcctacaggaagaagctggaggagagactggagaggaaccagaccagggatgtttggagtgggatgaggacgatcactggcttccagaagaaaggaatacgctcagctgatgggaacgtggaccaagccaatgagttgaaccagtttttcaacaggtttgactctagctccccctcccccggctgtcccaatattcctctggataacaatgggtccccttcacacctcccagagcccctaacacctctgccaacttcttccccctcccccctgctgacaccctacatggatcccagcatgtcacccatccccccgacaggactatccttcacgtctggccaggtgaggagagagctggagaggctcaaccagagaaaggctgccggaccggacggcatcagcccacgagtgctgaggaactgctccaggcagctgtgtgggatactgcagcacctgttcaaccagagccttcatcttcagaggatcccagtgctttggaagacatcctgcctggtcccggtgccaaagaagacccatcctgtggcaccgagtgactacaggccaatagcactgacctcccacattatgaaggtcatggagcggctggtgctgtcacacctcagacctctggtgagcccctttcaggaccctctgcagtttgcctatcagcccaaggtgggggttgatgacgcagtgatatacctgctgcagagggcttactcctccttggacagactaaacaccacagtgcgggtcatgttcttcgacttctcttctgccttcaataccatccagccaagactgctgagggcgaagttggagaagatgcagatggatgctccccttgtttcttggatcgaggactacctgacaggtcggccacagtttgtgagactgcggagctgtgtgtccgaccccctgatgagcaacacaggagctcctcaaggaactgtgctctccccattcctgttcaccacctacacagccgacttccagtaccactctgagacatgtcatctccagaagtactcggatgacacagtcatagtcgggtgtgtggagaatggacaggaggatgaatacagggaccttgtggagagttttgtcaggtggagcagggagaaccttctgcagctcaacgtgaccaagacgaaggagatggtggtggatttcagaaaaagcaagtccccaccctccccagtctgcatcagtgggaaggacgtggaaatagtcccatcttacaggttcctgggtgttcagctggacaataaactggagtggtccacaaacaccgatgctgtctacaagaaggccatgagcagactctatttcctcaggagactcaggtccttcagtgtttgcagcaggatgctccagatgttctaccagtctgttatggctagcaccatcttctttgctgcagtgtgctggggtgcaggcattaaagcaaaggatgccaacagactcaacaaactcatcaaaaaggcagggtctgttgttggctgtagacttgataacttggacgaggtggtgagggacaggatggtgttgaaactgcggacaatcatggacagtccctcccaccccctccataacacagtggacaaactgaggagcagcttcagcaacagactcctgcagcctcgctgctccaaggaacggtacaggaagtcattcctgccgtccgccattaaactgtacaattcactcaaaccaactcaacaataattgtgtaatgtttatgttgtaattttatttctaatttattctatatttatgtatatatgcttataatatgtatatattatattatgtatatattatatatatgcttataatatatgctgtatatatgcttataacattctaatctatctgtatttatttttttctgtctctttactctgcattcgctgctactataattcaatttccccacggggatgaataaagtccatcttaatcttaatcttaatcttaatcttaaattcTAAGATGTTGCTTTGTGgcagcccaccaccagggggcattacaccctccacccccctccttaAACTGTCCATCTTCATATGCAGCGTGTGGCCTGAAATTAATAATAGTGATCATAATCCCCTCAGTGTTACGTGGCATCCTTTTTCGTGGTTCCGTTTGACTCCAAGCGTCACCCTGTTTGAACAACCACCACAGCTCACCTCCCAAATCTTACCTGTCACCCAGCACTCAGTGCTGCTCTCAGCCCCTGTGTGGGGGTCCGGCATGTGTTAACGTGACAGATTGAGCCTCAGCGGGATCCTTAATTGCATCATTTCATGGATGCGAGTCAGTGCCGTGGTCCAGGAGTGTAAACAAGCTCTGAATGCAGgcacagaggaagcaggaggaaggtgagcGAAGAGTGGAGTGActgagatggatggaggagcagcaggcaagAAgtgcaaaagagaagaaaataaccGCAGTATTGAAGAGAATTTAAGACAGTGGGAGTGTGAAACGAACCCTATCCTGAGACCCTTCAAGGCGATCAGCGAGGTTTGTTTTGATATGTGAGAAGCGGAGGGTCCAGTCAAGCAGGAGGGAAATCAGAGTGTTTGGAAAGTGTGTCCTCATTAGGACATGATCAGGACGGAGGAGTGTGAGATTACAGCTGTCTCAGTCATGCATTTCTGTAGTTCTGCACGGTAAACACATGAGGTCAGAGAACACCGCACGCAGTCAGGCGCGTGACGGAACCAGATATGTTCTCAAAAAGAATATGTAGGTACTCGTTCAAAGAGCCCCATGAGATGTTAACAAAGTCCTCATGCAGGATTCTCACGGATATCAATACATTGGAAGCTAAAAGGAACCTTGATTTATATCAAAAACCACAAGAGATCAGTGCCAGTGTggacaaacacagatgtgaATACAGAACGGGAACCAGCACTGCTCCCAACGCTTGGCCGCTCCGACCAGATGACCTGGCAGTGTCCGCGAACACGTGGCCTCAATGTCGGC is a window from the Takifugu rubripes chromosome 17, fTakRub1.2, whole genome shotgun sequence genome containing:
- the LOC115253381 gene encoding nephronectin isoform X2 — protein: MENAAHAVIRSGEDVPKLPGVRAPPGLCSYGQSTHCCFGWRNVSGVCQPVCKNPCANGKCVGPDKCLCSAGYKGRQCDEDVNECGFPGRPCSQRCVNTHGSYRCYCEAGYALGADGYTCSREAACFSMRCQFGCRVERGGSVGCTCPPGLHLAADNKTCEDVNECQLDAALCPPRQTCRNTFGSFVCVCRDGFVLGTLHRALQCRDKDECLTGSHRCSRHARCVNTDGSYTCQCSEDFFGNGHTCLPRRAPQSKAAMYFNYKLSKRTKTAQSKGDRRR
- the LOC115253381 gene encoding nephronectin isoform X1 → MTETSGKVFAGLLHLFVLSVAPRQVRSGEDVPKLPGVRAPPGLCSYGQSTHCCFGWRNVSGVCQPVCKNPCANGKCVGPDKCLCSAGYKGRQCDEDVNECGFPGRPCSQRCVNTHGSYRCYCEAGYALGADGYTCSREAACFSMRCQFGCRVERGGSVGCTCPPGLHLAADNKTCEDVNECQLDAALCPPRQTCRNTFGSFVCVCRDGFVLGTLHRALQCRDKDECLTGSHRCSRHARCVNTDGSYTCQCSEDFFGNGHTCLPRRAPQSKAAMYFNYKLSKRTKTAQSKGDRRR